A portion of the Choristoneura fumiferana chromosome 6, NRCan_CFum_1, whole genome shotgun sequence genome contains these proteins:
- the LOC141428763 gene encoding uncharacterized protein — translation MEQTTRPEQKRRAILLSALSEGTFKLAADLALPKQLDSVPYEDILGLLDNHFTPKRVGFGERHNFFAAIQQAGESHAQWAARLRGLTAHCGFSNVEEALRDRFVMGMRPGLEKEKLYAQNIAELTLAKAVELAESIQCARAGAAAANTSELFKIAEQKPKDSSARVKCAACGYNNHKVSECRFSNFICKKCKVKGHLRRMCPKINYVEAGPRDEGDADDATTVTFVCGPC, via the coding sequence ATGGAACAAACGACGCGACCGGAACAAAAAAGACGGGCTATTTTATTAAGCGCACTCAGTGAGGGTACGTTCAAGCTCGCAGCAGATTTGGCCCTACCGAAACAATTGGACAGCGTCCCGTATGAAGACATCTTAGGGCTCTTGGATAACCATTTCACACCAAAAAGAGTAGGGTTTGGGGAGCGTCACAACTTCTTCGCGGCGATACAACAGGCCGGCGAGTCTCATGCGCAATGGGCGGCGAGGCTGCGCGGTCTGACCGCGCACTGCGGGTTCAGCAACGTCGAAGAAGCGCTCCGCGATCGCTTCGTGATGGGAATGCGGCCCGGTCTCGAAAAAGAGAAGTTGTACGCGCAAAATATTGCAGAGCTTACGCTGGCCAAAGCCGTCGAGCTCGCCGAGAGCATTCAGTGTGCGCGCGCGGGGGCCGCGGCCGCCAACACCTCCGAGCTGTTTAAGATCGCAGAGCAAAAACCCAAAGATAGTTCGGCCAGAGTGAAGTGTGCTGCGTGTGGATACAATAATCACAAAGTGTCGGAGTGTCGTTTTAGCAATTTCATTTGTAAAAAATGCAAAGTGAAGGGGCATTTACGTAGAATGTGTCCGAAAATTAATTACGTAGAAGCAGGGCCCAGAGACGAAGGCGACGCCGACGACG